The Cryptomeria japonica chromosome 2, Sugi_1.0, whole genome shotgun sequence region acaagatcacatatctgaatagatcatgttgagagctttccaatgcctatttgttttcgaaaaacAGAGTCTGTTTTCCCATTCTATGGCCCCGAAAGTTCAGAAAAGAGTCctgactttgactggaaaaaagtacagtcaaacatCAAATCGAGAAAAAAGTCCAACACCACAAGGTCCGGCTTGGAActagctttctgacgcctattcattttaTGGCCAAAAAACGAACCCCCCCTTAAAAAGACAAGAGGGTGGAGGTCCAATGGCAGGGGCCTGACAGTGGTGGCGCTCTGACGGCACTCTGGGGAGGAGAGGCAGAGGGGCGGAGAGGGAGCGACGGTGGAGAGGAGGGCTTCAGCGGGCGGGGGCAGTGGCAAGGACAACAACAACGGTGGCGGGCAGTAGCGATTGCAGGGAGAGCAGGCGCCGACGATGAGAAGGGGAAGCCGGTGGGAAGCCGGTGGGGGCCAGAACTGACAGGTCTGGTCGGCCATACTGACAGCCGGCGACCGAACTGTTAGGGGTACGGAGTACCCTCCGAACATGCAAAaagattttccaaaaaaaaaaattcttcttcgCCTTTTGCaaaaaacttttgatttttttgatttttttttttttttaaaaactcaaaaATTCGGCCTGCataccgtaaaaaggcaaaaaagtatttttttaaaacatttcttGGACTGCGTGCTAGGGTCGTACGACTTGGTACTGAAGAAAAATTACCCCCAGATGCTCAtgagtcaaaactaggcaagttttatatgactataagggtttttgggccttctaagcacaatggtgaggtttgtttaggcccaaagtgctcagaaaaaaggcctatccctaagtacataaaaaaaacttcctaaaaccccagatttgcttctaatgcaaaaaatatcaaaacaagaacagatagctatAGATTTGaatctctgataccatgtgagagttgagaaacacaacaccataggagcctaaatATCTTTGCAAGATGcataatctgttacaaggagaagcaaggaagcaaataacaaaaaaacaaaacacaaaaaatatgTTCAAAAGagtgagagctcaatattcacaaaatgtgtaatgtgataataattcaaggaaaagaaaattaacctctaataggtcaagaaaccctaaaagggaaaacctaggcttgcacataataattaataaaaaaattaattattatgcacctaatgttagcttaagtgtaaaaagagataatagggaacttaaagaattaaacaaatattgtttaattaatcaagtaaagacccaattactctaacatttttcacatcttctctgctcattaaaaacacatttgagaagaataatgatgtaggtttccttgtttgttacggtaatgcacccgtggtttaatttcaaaccctattcctcctattcaatacacatacacacatccattagtcaattttcttaggagagcacacatgataaaaatcaaagaggaagttgtagataaGAAATTAAATTCACTTAcatctatagaagtgtagacacagttgcagtgaggtatggagggagggagggagagaagaagagtaagagggatggggtatggaggaagggagaaggggagagagtgagagagagagggatggggtatggaggaagggagaaggggagagagggagggagagagagagggatggggtatggaggaagggagaagaggggggagagagagagagaggtaccttgtatgcatttgagagggcgagataatacacttatatgtgtatatatacttaatatatatatatatatacacacacacatattatacacatattatatattactatattatatgtatatacacatattatatatgcaatatcatattatacaatagcgtgtatgcactgtttatagtaaaaagagcatgtacgcgcttcttacaccataagtacctcgtacgtgctttttataccataagtaccctgtacactcttttgactgtttaggctttgaaataggcctggatgacaaagctacggtttggaagtttgatttccctccatttctctcatttttgacgtgttttattttatcaacttggtttatcgactttgtcatcatcaggtttacacttaatcaagtgggtatttctaaaattgccaccatattttcacccatcttctgagctttctaaccatataattttttcaaaatttgaacaacaataacatattattattgaatttcttttaccagtgtctccatggttctcacagacataggtgcaccatttttttaataacttttgatatacttatccaaatttaaaaaactttatatattattgtagtgcacttgattctttacaatttaaagaaaaataaaatttattttcaatttgtttaatgcaacttatgcttcacgaacgaataggtacctaatttttaggatgtgctcgattggaaaaatcataaaaaaaatatactcaacaaaaacttacaaaaaatacacatcttctagttctcacaattaactatctttctgccaaaggatttgtcaaaatactaaatctaactatgacttttttgatgcgcacgttagacactatgttatgtttttttagaaaaaatcagggtctttttttttgtgtgtgaaggatttgacccccttaatcttatccaattttgaaaaagtttagtagtttagaaactagattcagagtactacaatatttgttctttgattatcttcatatcttgagtggatgactttcaaattttgcctccaagttcaggttcacctgatttcagaaaaaagtgtccacttataccccccttttttaccaccatctttgtgcacttacccatagggAAGAATAGGAAACTATTTCacaacaaatcaaggaaaaaatgaGGAGAAGGGAGTGCGTGGGAAGAAAAATAATAGTCCAACACAATGATTTGCTTTGGAAGGAATAATATAAAGTGCAACAAGAGCATATTCGACATATGGGAAGCAATAATGCAGAGCAAAGGTTGGTGATAGAGGTGAAGGAATTTAATTTGTGTAATGTGGAACATAGTGTGTAGTTTTTCATGATTTAGGTTCCATGTTCCAATCTTGAAATTTGATGCTAAGATAAAGGATTTACATCAGACTTTGTATTCAATTTTACATATAAATTAATATCAAGAACCTCATTTTGTCCATGGAGTTAAGAAATTTAATTCAAATTATTTTCGTTGAGAGTTGTAATCTCATCCAGGCTGATAAGGGTCAGTGATTTGAACTGCATAAATTTGTAGTCCTAGTAGAGACTAGGTGTGAATCAACCAATTGGACtgattcttttcttttattttcatctgtctttattttcatattttaagtATTTCTAGGTTAATGACCATTGTGAAAATAGATTGGTGAATTATGAAGATTTTCTCTTGATGCCTTAAACATGATTACTTAGTGAAGTTCAAACATCATTAATGTGGGATTGGTGAGAGGTTGAAAATTATGTATTATATTCTTGACAGTCACTCTATACTATGTCAAAACCATTTTTAAACCTCTATATAAATAATTGTACTATTTAATGGAACTTTATCCCAAGTAGACAATATATTCTGAAAGTAATTGAAGCATGACTATCATATGAGATGTTAGAGAAATATTGTAGAGAGGCACAACAATGCATTGTTGATTTGAAAATGGTTCATGACAAGTAGCACACGAATTCAGGTTTCCATAAGAATGACTAAAATATTTAGCAAAATATGATACTAAGACAAAAGGAAAAACTTCTAGATGCTTCCTAAATAATCATTCTTGCAAAACTAAAACTAAGTGTTCCAATATGAACACACATGAGCACACATGCAGTAAAGAGAGAAGTtataaaaaataagaaataaaatttatgtaaatcaaatcaaatataGAGTAATAATTTAAAAAGTGTATATGCCCATTCAAAAATGATTAGACATCTTAACCATTCAAGTTTTGTAACCGGGAGGTGTTTTCTCTTAATATATTACATCTTTAGAAATGACATAGTAAAATAACATAAAAATTCCAATAGTCTCCGCTATTCTCATGTACTTTATCCCATAATAGAACCAAGTCTAAAATTATGAAAGGTTTCACTTTTACTCTTTTGTCAAACCATCTTTTAATGGCCTCTTGGTGTTTACTAAAGTTATAGAAGGAAACATCCAATTTTTCCTCTTGTTGCAATAGAATTAACACATTTCCTTCTATCTTGTCATAAATTTATAAGTAGTCATTCAAGAACTGAAGAGTGGGTATCTTGAGGTTGAAATGTGATAAATTGATCTTGACCATAAACCAAATGACTTGGAAATATGTCTAAGACAACCCTCAATCTTGTCATATCTGACCAAAAAAAATTTAGTACATTATGTCAATCCCTTAGATTTATATCCAAAACTATTTTCCTAAATGGTTTAATCAATTTTATCTTTACAGGTCCACTATATCTCGACATCCCTTTTCAACATGGCATTTGACAATATCACTATTTCAACGAAGTTggatataaatttttttattaaaatttaattattttgaacAAGGATTTTGACAATTGCTTCCAGTGAGGGGGATCTTGAGAATGGCTTTAATTCTATGAGGTCAAtagatatttatttttttgaaattatgtgaTTGACAATCCCTTTCATGGTTCCAAATATGTATTTCTTTGGGGTGCAGATTGAAATTTATTAGAACCGAAGGCCACAATGGTCATTTTTGCAGGGTCGAGGGAGGGTTTTACAGAAAGGGTGCTTTCTTCCTTGGAGACCATCGTAGAGGGTTTGGGATGATTGATTTCCTCTCTCAAAGTTTTCTGAGAGAGGGATGAAGCGCCAAGATATCATCCGAAGAAGATGATCACCTTTGAGAAGATGGGAAACTCCAATAATGTTGTCAGGAAGGAAAGAGAATGTGAATAGAGTGATGAAAAAGATTTGGAGACCGAAAGAGAATAGGACTACATCGGTTGCCAATAACAAGGTTGCCGAGATAGAGGTCGGGCAAAGGGTCTCCCTGCATATCGAAGATGCGAATGGAAGTTGGAAATTAGTACTTTAAGAGAAAGGGGGAATTTTATAAAATGGGTTGGAGACTGGCTGACAGTACGTAAAGTTCAGAGGTGGCGTGAGGAAGTCTAGGGGAAATGATGCATCATCAAATCCCTCCCAAATGGATTCTTTCTAGTTATCTGCTGAGACACTAaatgcatagaggatattttgcaTGGAGGCCCATATATGATGGGAGGAATGGGGGCTTATATTAGAAACTAGGaaccaaattttgaacccttcacAGATAAAATCAAAGAGGTGCCAGTTTGGATTAGGCTCCATAATCTCCCTCGGGAATACTAGGAGGAGGAAACACTGGAGCAGATAGGGAACAAACTCGAGCGATATTTAAAGTCAGATGAATCTGTTGATTCTATTGATTCTAGTGTGTACATGATAATTTGCATCTTATGGAGACCTATTCCTCCCTTGTGCAAGAGATTGAGCTGATCACTAATGAAGGTATGTGGATACGAAATATTCAAGTTGAAACTTTGGTAGATAGTTGTAAAAACTGCAAGAAGGATGGACATTTAACAGAAGAATGTTTGGAAAGAGATAAAGGGAAGCAAAAGGTTGGTGAAGAGGGCCTTATAAGAAATGAAAGCCGATTGAAAATTGGCAATGTAGAGTCTCGGGAGGCTATCATTTCCCCAAAGAATCCTAGATATTTGGTTAAGATTGAAGAGCTACCCCCTATTGTAACAAATAAAAAAGAACTCCACTACAACGCCAACCAAAGTGTATCACAGGAAATCTGCATTGAAGCGAAGTAGGGTCGAGATTGACAATGAAAGGGAGGATGGAACAATAATGACCACATCTCCAACGGAGGATGGGTACAAAATGATGTTGAAAGGTAGATCTCCTAGAAGGCTGAGTTTCAAAATTCCATAACATCTTGATTAGGAGGAAGAGGAACtgtttgatgaggatgatgaggaagaTATCATTGAAAAGAGAACAATAGAGAAAACAGATTCAATGACAACTAAGCCCATAACTAGTGAAAATAAGAGGGGTAAAAAGTCCAAAAGAGAGTTTCTATTAATTACTGGGAGtgcaaaaggacaaagaaaaatgaGATCCGGGAAGGGTGCTCCCCTTTTTGGAGGGAAATGAGGATCCGTTCTTCGAATGTCATGGGTTGGAATGCCCCTGACAGGAGACGCCTAGTCAAAAGAGGGGTTGATCaggcaaaaccaaaaaaaattatgttaCAAGAAACCAAGTTAAAAGGAAATGATATCAAAGGATTTAAAATGTCCTAGCCCTCTTGGGAAGGATTTTTTGTTGAAGTAGAAGGTGCCTTGGGAGGTCTGGGTATTTTGTGGCAAGCACAATTGGCCAAAGGAGAAATGATATCTCAGAGTAGATTTTGGTTAGCTGCTAAGATCGAGACTGTTATACAGAGAAAAGTTTTTTTCTTGATAAATGTGTATGGCACATCCACTAACAGAGAGAAGGAAGAGGTATGGGCTCAAATTTCATCCTTTCTCAATTCTTTAAACAATGATTTGGTGATTCTTGGAGGGGATTTTAATGCGATTAGAAACCCTTTGGAGAAAGATGGTGGGGTGGGGGGTTTCAATTGAGTTCATTTGGATTTTTAGAACTTCATTACATAGAATAACCTTATTGACCCCAAGTTTAGGAATGGAAGTTTCACTTGGTCTAGCCAGAAAAGTGGAAACAATTGCATTTCCCAGAAGTTGGACTGGTTTTTGTTATCAGATAGTAGGAATAACATACAGGTTCTATGGGAGATAACTATCCTTCCCTTTACTATGTCGGATCACTTTCCTATATCTCTCTTGCAAAACGATTATATCCCAATAAGATGTCCCTTCAAATTTAAGAAGATGTGGTTTAGGGATGAAAACTTGCAGTCTTATTGAACCATGGGAAGGGAATCTAAAGTAGTCAAAGTGGTCTAAAAGTGAAAGAGGGATGCAATGAACAAGTGACAACATTGAAAAATGTATACCCTAAAAcacttaatatattaaataaaagaaGAGAGGAAGATACTTGGGCAGAAATAAAGAATGAGTGTGTGACAAGAAATGAGACTAGAGATAGAAACTTGCACATAAGGGAGAAAGTTGAAACATGGTTAGAAGTAGCGAGGTAGTAGGGAAGAATAGGAAGGACAAGGAAACCTTTCcacaacatatcaaagaaaaaacagGAGAAGGGAGTGAGTGGGAAGAAAAAGAATAGTCCAACACAATGAATTGGAAGGAATAATAGTAGGGAATTGTAAAGTGCAACAAGAACATATTTGGAATATGGGCAATGATAATATAGAGAAAAGTTGGTGATAGAGGTGAAGGAATTTAATTTGTGTAATGTGGAACAGAGtgtattttttcatgatttttattctatatattcaaatcttaaaattGGATGCTAAGGCAAATAAGTTACATCAAAATTTGTATCCAATTTTAAATATGAATTAATATCAAGAACCTCATTTTGTGCATGATTTATGAACTGCAATTTTTAGTGATTTGAAATACATAAATTTGTAAACCTAGTAGCGATTAGGTGTGAAGCAACCAATTGGATTgattctttgattttattttctagTTATTTTCATAAGTTATTTTTTTCCATATTTTAAGTATTTCTAGGTTGATgatcataataaaaataaattggTGAACAATTAATATTTTCTCTTGATACCTTAAGCATTATCACTTAGTAAAGTACAAACATCATTAATGTGGGATTGGTGAGAGGTTAAAAATTATGTATTATATTCTTGATAGTCTCTCAAAACCATAAATAAAACTCTATGTAAATAATTGTACTATTTAATGGAATTTTATCCCAAGTAGTCAATCTATTCTTAAAGTAATTGAAGAATGGCTATCATAGGAGATGCTAGAGTTCAATATTATAGAGTGGGACAACAATGCATTTCTGATTTGAGAAAGGTTCATGAAAATTAGCACATGAACTTAGGTTTTCATAAGAATGACTAAAATATTTAACAGAATATGACATTAAGACAATTGAAAAAACTTCCAAATGCTTCCTAAATAATCATTCTTGCAAAATTGAAACCAAGCATTCTAATATAAACACACATGCAATAAagagaaaaaattttaaaaaggaaagaaatAAAAACATATGTAAGTCAAAATTATGTATAGAATAATAATTTAAAAAGTGTTAAGAGGATATATACCCATTCAAAAATCATtagacattttcaccattcaatttttttaattaggaGGTGGATTATCTTAATATCTTACATATTTAGAAAGGACATAGCAAAATAACATAAAAATTCCAATGGTGACCTTTCCTCTTGTGTGCTTCATCCCATAATAGTACCAAGTCtaaaattatgaaagttttcactTTCACTCTTTTGTCAAACCATCTTTTAATGGCCTCTTGGTGTTTACTAAAGTGATACAAGGAAACATCCATTTTTTCCTCTTGTTGCAATAGAACTAACAAGCTTCCCTCTATCTTTTCATAAATTTCTAAGTAGTCATTCAAGAACTAGAGTAGGTATCTTGAGGTTGAAATGTGATAAATTGATCTTGACCATAAACCAAATGACACATGGAGATGTGTCTAAGACAACCCTTAATCTTGTCATATCTAACCACAAAACAAAGTTATTACATTATGTCAATCCCTTAGATTTATATCTAAAACTATTTTCCTATATGGTTTAAATCAATTTTATCTTTACACGTCCACTCTATCTCGACATCCCTTTTCAACTTGCATTTCACAATATCACTATTTCAACAAAGctggatatattttttttaattaaaatttgattattttGAACAAGGATTACAATAATTGCTTCTAGTGAGAGGGATCTTGAAAATGGCTTTAATTCTTTGAGGTCAATAGATATttatttctttgaaataatgtgacTAATGAAAATCCCTTCCATAGTTCCAAATATGCATTCTTGGGATTCAATTAAATTCCATAGTATCTACATATTTGCAAAACCTTCCTTAAGACCTCAACATGCCATCACCTCAATTCTTTGAGAAACTAGTTATGGAATGCCCCTCTTGTTTGAAGCTTGAGATTTGTAGATCTTATCATGCTTTGACCATGTATCTAGGTATACATTGCAATTATGTTTTGCTTTAGCATGATCATTCTTTTTTTGCTTCGATGTTTTTATGGGATTTTATGGATCATGCTTCAATGTGTATTATGGGCTTTTATGGATCATGATGTGTATTGTCTACCTATGATTTCAAGATGGAGATCCATGAACATGTTAATCATAGATGTTATTGCATTGAGATACATGTGTACATATTCTATGGTTCCAGGTCCCTTGTGATGGTTTGATGTATTCTCTCTTGATGATAGTTTATGCTATGTATTTGAGACGTATACTTAAATATAATGATGTTTGATATATTGCTTAAATGTGCATTAAATGTGATTGTCGAATTGAAATGCATGATTGTCGAATTGAAATGCATGTTAATATGAAATTATAAGGTGATTATGATTTATGATCTTTGATATATTAAAATTGATGTTATATTTAAATGATGATGTGTTTTAAATCagttaaataaaatgaaataatgtATGGGATATTTGACCCTGTTAAAGGAAATTATATGTGCTTTGGCTattatatatatagacatgtacCTTTGATGTGCATTGAGTGGTTTCAGGTATAGGGTATTGACTTCACTTGGCCACACAAGTTTGATCATACCTCAACAGTGGTTATGAGGAGATGTCACTTTGGTCAAATATACTTAAATCTAACCCATTGTACTTAGTTCAAGTATTGTTTCCCATGTTATTTCCTGTGTTACCCCAGATATCAAGATTGATAATATTCTGGAAAACCTTAATCCCCTATATGATCGACCCATCAAGAGTGTCTAGAGGTTTATGTCAATTTGCATTTTTTTGTAACAAATTAAGATTGATATGAGTTTTGTGGTTTAATGGTTATTTAATGTTTTGAGAATTTTTATGTGGCTTATTTAGGTACTCATTTTGATCACATTGTATAATTggggttaaatttaaatatttgggAATTAtgagttttaattatttattttattattttatttcaataagTGAATGGGGTTTTATAAGGGGAAAGTGCACATTTGTCAATgtcatttttttggatattttagaGAGTGTGGAACCCTCATTATTTAAGAATTATGGAATTTGATTATGAAATTTTAGTGAATCTCATCATTTGAGACCTTGATTGTAGGTGTTCATACTTGTGTTGTATTCAAAGTGTTTAGTGCATGTGTAAGTCATTCTCCCCTTGTTTTGAATGAGTGTGTGCTTTTTTCCCATGTGACTATCTCCTAACATGACGGGGTGGATCTAAGGGTAACAGAAGGTTGAGTGGTGTTGAATTGCCATTGGGGACTAGTATATAGGTTTGTACACAAGATGGAAAGAAATTCATTTCCTTAATGTTATTTCATTTGTATGAATGTTGCGAAATGTATAATTTATAACATTGGAGTCCTCATATGTTGTATCATTTATAATATTGGAACTTcctattaaataaattatattccaCCCACATAAGTGGTGATAGAGCTATCATTACTTTGATCACATATTGAAGTTGATTTTGAATGTGCATCTCATTACTTAAAGTTTTTTATCATTCTCGGTATGTTGTTAAAATTAACATAGAGAATATTTGAATTAAAGATAAAACGAACTTAATATGTTAGCAAATGTCTAGTTATGGTATAATTATGATGTTAATAGATTTATCATGTATCCTTATATTTTATGTATGTGGGATGGTCATAGGgtggtttttgtttgttgttttggtATCTCCTTGTGAAGGGTGAGTAAAAGGGTTGTATTGTGAACATTTCCCTTCCTCCATAGTATCCTTGgatttattttagattttttgtatatatatgtacactttGGGGATCTTCTCTTCTATTTACACATATTTTACAAAATTGTATGAAATCTCTCATTGATATCTTAGGTTGGTGATAAAggtttttggagtatgttttgagTAGATTTATTTGTGTTTGTTAC contains the following coding sequences:
- the LOC131050533 gene encoding glycine-rich cell wall structural protein 1.0-like; translated protein: MGLNVNNLGGGNAGNNQQGGNNNQQGNNNGQNGGSNGGHNGNGGGQVADNFESVFPFYGPESSEKSPDFDWKKGPDSGGALTALWGGEAEGRRGSDGGEEGFSGRGQWQGQQQRWRAVAIAGRAGADDEKGKPVGSRWGPELTGLVGHTDSRRPNC